A single genomic interval of Methylocystis sp. IM3 harbors:
- the tnpC gene encoding IS66 family transposase produces MDAADAELARENAALKAALAVAQTKALEVAAELAVARAKASEDMALIAQQKLRIAKLERQIFGQRSERSVRLIDQLALTFEELEAAATEDELAAEKAVVRTTVAGFTRKRPERTTFPDHLPRERVVIEAPTACECCGSARLRKLGEDVTRTLETTPRQWKVIETVREKFTCRDCEKISQAPAPFHVIARGWAGASLLAMIVFEKFGQHQPLNRQAERYALEGVPIALSTMADAVGSVCTALDPLLRRVEAHVMAAERLHGDDTTVPVLAKGKTDTGRCWIYARDDKPFGGAGPPAAMFYYSRDRRGEHPQAHLAGYSGILQADAYDGYNRLYLADRKPGPVKEAACWVHARRPFFAMADLDENARRKAAGKKEIPLSPIAIEVVRRIDVLFEIERSINGKSAEERLAVRHTLSRPLVDDLQDYLRTQAARLSRGHDLVKAINYMLKRWAAFTLFLEDGRVCMSNNAAERGLRGIALGRKSWLFCGSDRGGQRAAAMYSLVVTARMNGVDPQAWLADVLSRIALHPAHRLDELLPWNWVAKGPAAFARVA; encoded by the coding sequence ATGGATGCCGCTGACGCCGAGCTTGCCCGCGAGAACGCCGCCCTGAAAGCGGCGCTGGCCGTCGCTCAGACAAAGGCCCTGGAAGTTGCGGCGGAATTGGCGGTCGCCCGCGCGAAAGCGTCGGAAGACATGGCGCTGATCGCGCAACAGAAGCTTAGGATCGCGAAACTGGAGCGCCAGATCTTCGGGCAGCGGTCTGAGCGGTCCGTGAGATTGATCGATCAACTGGCGCTCACCTTCGAGGAGTTGGAAGCTGCGGCGACGGAAGACGAGCTTGCGGCCGAAAAGGCTGTCGTCAGGACGACTGTCGCAGGATTTACGCGCAAGCGTCCGGAGCGCACTACATTCCCCGACCACCTTCCTCGCGAGCGCGTCGTGATTGAGGCGCCGACGGCATGCGAATGCTGCGGGAGCGCGCGTCTGCGCAAGCTCGGCGAGGATGTGACGCGCACATTGGAAACGACGCCCCGTCAGTGGAAGGTGATCGAGACGGTGCGGGAGAAGTTCACCTGCCGGGATTGCGAGAAGATCAGTCAGGCGCCGGCCCCATTCCACGTGATTGCGCGAGGATGGGCGGGGGCGAGCCTGCTGGCGATGATCGTGTTCGAGAAGTTTGGCCAACACCAGCCTTTGAACCGCCAGGCCGAGCGCTATGCCCTGGAAGGCGTGCCGATCGCGCTGTCGACGATGGCCGACGCGGTGGGCTCGGTCTGCACGGCCCTCGATCCTCTGCTCCGCCGTGTGGAAGCTCATGTCATGGCGGCCGAACGCCTGCATGGCGACGACACGACCGTGCCGGTTTTGGCCAAAGGCAAGACTGATACCGGGCGGTGCTGGATTTATGCTCGAGACGACAAACCGTTCGGCGGCGCCGGGCCGCCGGCGGCGATGTTCTACTATTCGCGCGATCGCCGGGGCGAACATCCACAGGCGCATCTGGCGGGATATTCCGGCATCCTGCAAGCCGACGCCTATGACGGCTACAACAGGCTCTATCTGGCGGATCGCAAGCCGGGTCCGGTCAAGGAGGCGGCGTGCTGGGTTCACGCACGGCGCCCGTTCTTCGCCATGGCGGATCTGGATGAGAACGCGCGCCGCAAAGCGGCGGGTAAAAAGGAAATCCCTTTGTCGCCGATCGCGATCGAGGTGGTGCGCCGCATCGACGTCCTTTTCGAGATCGAGCGGTCCATTAACGGTAAGAGCGCCGAAGAACGCCTGGCGGTTCGCCACACGCTGAGCCGACCGCTGGTCGATGATCTGCAGGACTATTTGCGCACGCAGGCAGCGAGGCTCTCGCGCGGGCATGATCTGGTCAAGGCGATCAATTACATGCTCAAACGTTGGGCGGCGTTCACGCTGTTCCTTGAAGATGGACGCGTGTGCATGTCCAACAATGCCGCGGAACGAGGGCTAAGGGGCATCGCGCTCGGAAGAAAATCATGGCTGTTCTGCGGGTCGGACCGCGGAGGGCAGCGGGCCGCGGCCATGTATAGTCTCGTTGTCACCGCACGGATGAATGGCGTCGATCCGCAGGCTTGGCTCGCCGACGTCCTCTCGCGCATCGCCCTCCATCCCGCACACCGCCTCGATGAACTGCTGCCCTGGAATTGGGTGGCAAAAGGTCCGGCAGCCTTCGCTCGTGTCGCCTGA
- the tnpB gene encoding IS66 family insertion sequence element accessory protein TnpB (TnpB, as the term is used for proteins encoded by IS66 family insertion elements, is considered an accessory protein, since TnpC, encoded by a neighboring gene, is a DDE family transposase.): MIPVPSGVRVWIATGHTDMRRGMQGLALQVQEQLKRDPHAGDLYIFRGRRGDLAKILWHDGVGLSLYAKRLDRGKFIWPSATAGAVSISAGQMAYMLEGIDWRNPQLTWRPERAG; this comes from the coding sequence ATGATTCCGGTTCCGAGCGGCGTGAGGGTCTGGATTGCGACCGGCCATACCGACATGCGCCGCGGCATGCAGGGGCTGGCGCTGCAGGTGCAGGAGCAATTGAAGCGCGACCCGCACGCGGGCGATCTCTACATCTTCCGTGGCCGCCGTGGCGATCTCGCCAAAATTCTCTGGCATGACGGCGTCGGTCTGTCGCTTTACGCCAAGCGTCTGGATCGCGGGAAGTTCATCTGGCCGTCGGCGACGGCAGGGGCGGTTTCGATCTCGGCGGGGCAGATGGCCTATATGCTGGAAGGGATCGATTGGAGAAACCCGCAACTGACCTGGCGGCCGGAACGCGCCGGATAG
- the tnpA gene encoding IS66-like element accessory protein TnpA translates to MSTDHHDEDSVSPERRRRRSWTLEEKRGIVGECLEGGASIAEVARRHDLNANQLFSWRRQFGVEAAAPKELAPILPVTISRDATADYSDRGSNGQMEIVLAGGDRILVWADVEPAALSRVLEALSRR, encoded by the coding sequence ATGTCGACAGACCATCATGACGAGGATTCCGTATCACCAGAGCGCCGCCGCCGCCGATCTTGGACCCTGGAGGAGAAGCGCGGCATTGTCGGCGAATGCCTCGAGGGCGGCGCCTCGATCGCCGAGGTCGCGCGACGCCACGACCTCAACGCCAACCAGCTCTTCTCTTGGCGTCGGCAGTTTGGCGTTGAGGCGGCGGCGCCGAAGGAGCTCGCGCCGATCCTGCCCGTAACAATCTCGCGGGATGCGACGGCGGACTATTCCGATCGAGGGTCGAACGGCCAGATGGAGATTGTTCTCGCCGGGGGCGATCGGATCCTCGTGTGGGCGGACGTGGAGCCGGCGGCGCTGTCACGGGTGCTGGAGGCATTGTCGCGGCGATGA
- a CDS encoding NepR family anti-sigma factor produces the protein MTTIASEDAALIEREIGNELKSYYGKVVREPLPDRIQVLLKELAAREGRRGVDDRDGSSAVRTG, from the coding sequence ATGACGACAATCGCTTCCGAAGACGCGGCCCTCATTGAACGTGAAATTGGCAACGAGCTTAAATCTTACTACGGAAAAGTTGTGCGTGAGCCGTTGCCCGATCGAATTCAAGTGCTGCTAAAAGAATTGGCGGCGAGAGAAGGGCGTCGCGGCGTAGATGATCGAGATGGGTCTTCGGCGGTTCGCACAGGCTGA
- a CDS encoding response regulator, whose product MALDLSQMVEELGGAVVGPAGRLDEGTALAQSNKLNAAILDVNLDGANTFILADGLLAGDVPVIFATGYDMKTLPDRFTETPKLSKPFSIRSVEKAIREAFSGRL is encoded by the coding sequence ATGGCGCTCGATCTCAGCCAGATGGTTGAGGAGCTCGGCGGGGCGGTAGTGGGCCCGGCTGGGCGTCTCGATGAAGGCACGGCTCTCGCACAATCTAACAAGCTTAACGCTGCAATTCTGGACGTAAATCTGGACGGTGCGAACACGTTCATTTTGGCTGATGGGTTATTGGCGGGCGATGTCCCCGTGATTTTTGCGACCGGATATGATATGAAGACGCTACCTGATCGCTTTACGGAAACTCCGAAGCTTTCGAAGCCGTTTAGCATTCGTTCCGTCGAAAAAGCCATTCGCGAAGCCTTTTCGGGCCGTTTGTAA
- a CDS encoding sensor histidine kinase — MNLILLAIRDVTEQRQQEFRQIALMGELQHRVKNILGKVRSMARQTRKRHPSVDEFFEAFDARLEALARAQDLLLSAPSGDVELRDIVVGELEAGGAELGVSFTVHGPEVHLSSREAQTMGMTIHELTTNAAKYGALKVEKGMIEISWSVDRKESKRLRFGWRERGVNIENLAPARGFGTEVIERSLAYMLGGTARLTFAPDGLDYQLEFPLPLANTGKHDGSAT; from the coding sequence ATGAATCTCATTCTCCTTGCCATTCGCGATGTTACCGAGCAGCGTCAACAAGAGTTCCGTCAGATAGCCTTGATGGGGGAGCTACAACATCGAGTGAAGAACATCCTTGGTAAAGTGCGTTCGATGGCGAGGCAGACGCGAAAGCGCCACCCTAGTGTGGATGAGTTCTTTGAGGCGTTTGATGCTCGACTCGAGGCTCTCGCGAGAGCTCAAGACTTGTTGCTGAGTGCGCCGTCCGGTGACGTCGAGCTTCGCGATATTGTGGTCGGAGAGCTGGAAGCGGGCGGCGCGGAGCTAGGAGTAAGCTTCACGGTGCACGGGCCCGAGGTCCATCTTTCCTCCCGCGAGGCGCAGACGATGGGTATGACCATTCATGAATTGACAACGAATGCCGCCAAATACGGCGCTCTCAAAGTCGAAAAGGGAATGATCGAAATCAGTTGGAGCGTGGATCGAAAGGAAAGCAAGCGCCTGAGATTCGGTTGGCGGGAACGTGGTGTAAATATTGAAAACCTCGCTCCTGCCAGAGGTTTTGGAACGGAGGTCATCGAGAGGAGCTTGGCTTACATGCTGGGCGGGACTGCGCGGCTTACGTTTGCGCCGGACGGTCTAGATTATCAACTTGAGTTTCCCTTACCTCTCGCAAACACGGGGAAGCACGATGGGTCAGCTACTTAG
- a CDS encoding PAS domain-containing protein encodes MVLGWDLRVHYANQSFYDQFAVTPKETEGVFVWELGNGQWSIPELRRLLEQILPQKNSFDDYEIEHSLNWPPIYVA; translated from the coding sequence TTGGTTTTGGGTTGGGACTTGCGTGTCCATTATGCGAATCAAAGTTTTTACGATCAGTTCGCTGTTACTCCCAAGGAAACCGAGGGCGTCTTTGTCTGGGAGCTGGGGAATGGTCAATGGAGCATCCCTGAACTCCGTAGGCTCTTAGAGCAGATCCTGCCCCAAAAAAACTCTTTCGATGACTACGAAATTGAACATAGTTTGAATTGGCCGCCGATCTATGTTGCTTAA
- a CDS encoding PAS domain-containing protein has protein sequence MQSALLEGSLTHAIVETIAEPLLVLDGGLRVVGANAAFYRHFNVEPAETLDHTVFSLGNGQWNIASLRRLLEDVLSDNNKICQFRVEHVFGKRVMLLNANRMRPEAEENTILLAFNDITESERLRFELEGQRDFANKLIDSI, from the coding sequence ATGCAAAGTGCGTTGCTTGAAGGCTCACTCACCCATGCGATTGTTGAAACTATCGCTGAACCACTATTGGTCCTCGATGGTGGACTCCGAGTTGTCGGAGCGAATGCTGCGTTCTACCGTCATTTCAACGTAGAGCCTGCCGAAACTCTCGATCATACGGTCTTCTCGCTTGGCAATGGACAGTGGAATATTGCTTCGCTACGACGCCTGTTAGAGGACGTTTTGAGCGATAACAATAAGATTTGCCAGTTCCGGGTGGAACACGTATTTGGCAAGCGGGTCATGCTACTCAATGCGAACCGAATGCGCCCCGAGGCGGAGGAGAACACGATCCTCCTCGCTTTCAACGATATCACTGAGAGCGAGCGTCTACGCTTTGAGCTGGAAGGCCAGAGAGACTTCGCCAATAAGCTTATCGACAGTATTTGA
- a CDS encoding RICIN domain-containing protein yields the protein MGPTTLAKGSLSHIREMMLHQWLENPLRRPFAGMMFVLAMQPITPVEANSPSYCVWRGTGPMCDGECNSGEEESGRSAHPPGESPCWWSGTKVLCCKYPPPTPREIRSTAAANRCLDADLGTIGGNGTKVQLWECLGGQNQKWLTNRNGTIVNAQSNRCLDADLNTIGQNGTIIQLWDCWGGKNQNWTFTISQRGEGFPPAGLQNEQGFTSNVLDADLGTIASNGTKIQLWENFYGPNQQWTDSNFYIKILQGKRCLDADLGTIGENGTVVQLWDCLGGQNQQWQVNSDGTIVNAQSHRCLDADLNTIGENRTVVQLWDCLGGQNQKWKFQSNGAPISPALHNVQSNRCLDGDLGTIGENGTKVQLWDCLGGQNQKWEQQQAAQ from the coding sequence ATGGGCCCAACCACGCTGGCCAAGGGATCGCTTTCTCATATTCGAGAGATGATGTTACACCAGTGGCTGGAAAACCCATTGCGACGTCCTTTCGCCGGGATGATGTTTGTCCTTGCAATGCAACCAATCACCCCGGTTGAGGCGAATTCGCCTTCCTACTGCGTCTGGCGAGGCACCGGGCCTATGTGTGACGGCGAGTGTAATTCTGGCGAGGAGGAATCAGGGCGATCGGCCCATCCTCCCGGGGAAAGTCCTTGTTGGTGGAGCGGAACTAAGGTCCTGTGCTGCAAATATCCCCCGCCAACACCGAGGGAGATCCGCTCAACCGCTGCTGCCAATCGCTGCCTCGACGCTGATCTCGGCACTATTGGTGGGAACGGAACAAAAGTGCAGCTTTGGGAGTGCTTGGGCGGACAAAATCAAAAATGGCTCACCAATCGGAACGGGACCATTGTCAACGCTCAGAGCAATCGATGCCTTGACGCAGATCTGAACACAATTGGTCAGAACGGAACGATTATACAGCTATGGGATTGCTGGGGCGGAAAAAATCAGAATTGGACTTTCACCATATCTCAGCGAGGCGAGGGCTTCCCTCCAGCGGGCCTCCAGAACGAGCAAGGCTTCACCTCGAATGTCCTCGACGCTGATCTGGGCACTATCGCGAGTAACGGAACGAAAATTCAGCTCTGGGAAAACTTTTACGGACCTAACCAACAATGGACCGATTCCAATTTCTATATCAAAATTCTTCAAGGAAAACGCTGCCTCGACGCCGACTTGGGCACTATTGGAGAGAACGGAACAGTAGTGCAGCTTTGGGATTGCTTGGGCGGACAAAACCAACAATGGCAGGTAAATTCCGATGGGACAATCGTAAATGCTCAGAGCCATAGATGCCTTGATGCCGACCTGAACACTATTGGGGAGAACAGGACAGTAGTGCAGCTTTGGGATTGCCTGGGCGGACAAAATCAAAAATGGAAGTTTCAATCCAACGGTGCACCCATTTCACCAGCCCTCCACAACGTGCAAAGCAATAGGTGTCTTGACGGCGATTTGGGAACCATCGGGGAGAACGGAACGAAAGTGCAGCTCTGGGATTGCCTGGGCGGACAAAATCAAAAATGGGAGCAGCAGCAGGCTGCCCAATAA
- a CDS encoding primase-helicase family protein translates to MTEHIIEKDPARGQGETGPHSNPNATENSSTGINGKPHPFAKSVPVSIEMVRFVKEGGPLTKKISLDADGELVSDGSQCRMCEGVQERLPLKDWREFAEILDKTPRDTAYGVGRLKEQFGDSVVVEVIGKVTTGAARSKESISYREGEPAFALLDHDTKEMPDAVRERLDALGGLHGALDHICPELRQAGYICRKSTSSGVYIKKTDEKPGKKFQKDGEHIYLLVRDGSDTKRLLDTLHTRAWANGLGWHMLSKNGSYLSRSIVDRSVSDASRLVFEAPPDLDHPSLTQDRPEPQIHDGLPFDSRKYCLDLTAAESKACADAIAASKARLKPEADKRRKKFEEQRVAEALDRGVDPETAKRMAQQWTKGVLLPDAVLDFRRHKLGFVTVADILACPENYLEKYIPDPLDGDDLHYSSAAKVRQREDGSVYVVSFAHGLVTEYNFRSDDCLDDPAIRARINELHRQTESLDTLSADFAEIKDEAIKLFANSSDNYRGDPKERRYFYTQWKMDAKTLIKRLRQEDDTRRREQEAGRGGNPDDQKVAEINKDHFIAYEGSRIFVFHEKYDNVLERRFYDRIRPKDFEIAHENHRVPVVTANGIHDMGFGQYWLRHPERRQYLGGVVFDPANRHRPDQFNLWSGFRVEAKRGSWKKFRKHLYKVVCRRDKRLFKYLIRWLANAVQHPEKQGEVVIVMRGGKGVGKGFLGRVMVSLFGLHGMHISNAEHLVGKFNQHLQGCCLLFADEAFYAGDKKHIGILNRIITEHSLSIEGKGKDIVESKNYIHMIMASNDDWVIPASRDERRYCVFDVSDEHKQDTVYFGAVQKELDNGGYEAMLYDLQQVDLKNFSVRDYPETEALQDQKLRSLKPEERWLHRILSQGYIRRSDSGLNSMETWHEAVTTDFLYESYEKFAKENGARGWLNPVHFGRFMHDMGFMTKTQSREAFHGEAGRGLDVRVRYNDDRKPAYRLGTLAQAREAFAKATGLALTWPEDEELDGVDEEPSM, encoded by the coding sequence ATGACGGAACATATCATTGAAAAAGACCCGGCTCGCGGGCAAGGCGAGACCGGGCCGCATAGCAATCCCAACGCCACAGAGAATAGCAGCACGGGCATAAATGGCAAGCCGCACCCGTTCGCGAAGTCTGTGCCAGTCTCGATTGAAATGGTCCGCTTCGTCAAGGAAGGCGGCCCCCTCACGAAAAAGATATCACTCGACGCTGACGGAGAACTCGTAAGTGATGGAAGTCAGTGTCGTATGTGCGAAGGCGTTCAAGAGCGCCTGCCGCTGAAAGATTGGCGAGAATTCGCTGAAATTCTCGATAAGACCCCTCGTGATACAGCATATGGCGTCGGCAGGTTGAAGGAGCAATTCGGCGACAGCGTTGTGGTCGAAGTGATTGGCAAAGTCACCACAGGCGCAGCGCGCAGCAAAGAATCGATTTCCTATCGCGAAGGCGAGCCAGCCTTTGCGTTGTTGGATCATGACACAAAGGAAATGCCCGACGCGGTAAGAGAGAGGCTCGACGCGCTTGGCGGCTTGCATGGGGCGCTCGATCATATCTGCCCCGAACTGCGCCAAGCCGGATACATCTGCCGCAAATCGACTAGCAGCGGCGTCTACATCAAAAAGACCGACGAAAAGCCCGGCAAGAAATTCCAGAAAGATGGCGAGCACATCTATCTGCTTGTCCGCGACGGTTCCGACACCAAGAGGTTGCTCGATACGCTTCATACTCGCGCATGGGCGAACGGTTTGGGCTGGCATATGCTCAGCAAGAACGGCTCATATCTGTCTCGATCCATTGTTGATCGAAGCGTGAGCGACGCTTCACGCTTGGTCTTCGAGGCCCCGCCGGATTTGGACCACCCTTCACTGACGCAGGATCGGCCAGAACCGCAAATCCATGATGGCCTCCCGTTCGACAGTCGGAAATATTGTCTCGATCTGACTGCGGCCGAGAGCAAGGCGTGCGCTGACGCGATAGCCGCTTCAAAAGCGCGTCTCAAGCCGGAAGCCGATAAGCGCCGGAAGAAATTCGAAGAACAAAGAGTCGCCGAGGCGCTTGATCGCGGCGTCGATCCCGAAACGGCGAAGCGGATGGCGCAGCAATGGACAAAAGGCGTGCTGCTGCCCGACGCCGTGCTCGATTTCCGCCGCCATAAGCTCGGCTTCGTCACCGTGGCCGACATTCTCGCCTGCCCTGAAAACTACCTCGAAAAATACATTCCCGATCCGCTCGACGGAGACGACCTGCATTATTCAAGCGCCGCCAAGGTCAGACAACGAGAGGACGGAAGCGTATATGTCGTGTCTTTCGCACATGGACTCGTCACCGAGTATAACTTTCGCAGCGACGACTGTCTCGACGATCCGGCGATTCGCGCTCGGATCAATGAACTACATCGTCAGACCGAAAGCCTCGATACGCTAAGCGCCGACTTCGCGGAGATAAAGGACGAAGCGATCAAGCTGTTCGCGAATTCGTCAGACAACTACCGGGGCGATCCGAAGGAACGGCGATATTTCTATACGCAGTGGAAAATGGACGCCAAGACGCTCATCAAGCGCCTACGCCAAGAAGACGATACCCGGCGGCGCGAGCAAGAGGCGGGACGCGGCGGCAATCCCGACGATCAAAAGGTCGCCGAAATCAACAAGGACCACTTCATCGCCTACGAGGGAAGCAGGATATTCGTCTTCCATGAGAAGTATGACAACGTGCTCGAACGGCGATTCTATGACCGGATTAGACCGAAGGATTTCGAGATAGCGCACGAAAACCATCGCGTCCCGGTCGTCACCGCCAACGGCATCCACGACATGGGCTTCGGCCAGTATTGGCTGCGCCATCCCGAGCGGCGTCAATATCTCGGCGGCGTCGTGTTCGATCCGGCCAACCGGCATCGGCCTGATCAATTCAACTTGTGGAGCGGCTTCCGCGTTGAAGCGAAGAGGGGATCGTGGAAGAAGTTCAGGAAGCATCTCTACAAGGTTGTCTGCCGCCGCGATAAGCGTCTGTTCAAATATCTGATCCGCTGGCTCGCCAACGCCGTGCAGCATCCTGAGAAGCAGGGCGAAGTCGTAATCGTCATGCGCGGCGGCAAGGGCGTCGGCAAGGGCTTCCTCGGTCGCGTCATGGTTAGCCTATTCGGTCTCCATGGAATGCACATCAGCAACGCCGAGCATCTTGTTGGAAAATTCAATCAGCATCTGCAAGGATGCTGCCTGCTTTTTGCCGACGAGGCTTTCTATGCAGGAGATAAGAAACATATCGGTATCCTCAACAGGATTATCACCGAACATTCACTTTCGATCGAGGGAAAGGGCAAGGATATTGTCGAAAGCAAAAACTACATACACATGATCATGGCGTCGAATGACGACTGGGTTATTCCAGCGTCGCGTGACGAGCGACGTTATTGCGTGTTCGACGTGAGCGACGAGCACAAGCAGGACACGGTTTACTTCGGTGCGGTCCAGAAGGAACTCGACAACGGCGGCTATGAGGCCATGCTGTACGATTTACAGCAAGTGGATCTCAAAAACTTCAGCGTTCGTGATTACCCAGAAACAGAAGCTCTCCAAGATCAGAAGCTACGATCGCTAAAGCCGGAGGAAAGATGGCTGCATCGCATCTTGTCGCAGGGATATATTCGCAGGTCTGACTCTGGATTGAACAGTATGGAAACGTGGCACGAGGCCGTGACGACCGACTTTCTATACGAGAGCTATGAGAAGTTCGCCAAGGAGAACGGCGCGCGCGGCTGGTTGAATCCAGTCCACTTCGGCCGATTCATGCACGACATGGGATTTATGACGAAGACGCAATCGCGAGAAGCGTTCCATGGCGAGGCCGGACGCGGGTTGGACGTTCGCGTCCGATACAATGACGACCGCAAGCCTGCCTATCGGTTAGGAACGCTGGCGCAGGCGCGGGAGGCGTTCGCCAAGGCGACAGGTCTGGCGCTAACTTGGCCAGAGGACGAAGAGTTGGACGGCGTGGACGAAGAGCCTTCGATGTGA
- a CDS encoding DUF3102 domain-containing protein encodes MTSLTHPAADTSSAISNMTLRETWAERITAAWQKSVASILETGHNLIQAKQELEHGEWLKMIKDELPFGEDTAERLMKVARNPVLSNSDHGRNLPASYQTLYELAKLPDDLLEKKIESGEITPRTERKDVVSMRGEAPKASASGRSGVVKHPELETQLAADTKVALEEATDWIKTKAEGDDMPVETIISWFEQFESEQLIAMLRKGSADEAVKRPIIGVLRHYKTEYGATKVDAAWAKIVRKDAALGGSSVKRKPSTKTPTAKKPTTKKSTTKKSTTTTEKVAEDTEIQDPAETASPTNS; translated from the coding sequence ATGACCTCCTTAACTCATCCAGCAGCCGATACCTCATCCGCCATCAGCAATATGACGCTCCGCGAAACGTGGGCCGAGAGGATCACCGCCGCTTGGCAGAAGTCAGTCGCTTCGATCCTCGAAACGGGCCACAACCTCATCCAAGCAAAACAGGAATTGGAGCACGGTGAATGGCTCAAAATGATCAAGGATGAGCTTCCGTTTGGGGAAGATACGGCAGAGCGACTGATGAAAGTGGCACGCAACCCCGTGCTTTCAAATTCCGATCATGGTCGGAATCTACCCGCTTCATACCAGACCCTCTACGAACTGGCCAAACTGCCAGACGACCTTCTGGAAAAGAAAATCGAGAGCGGAGAAATTACACCGCGCACAGAGCGAAAGGATGTAGTGAGCATGCGTGGCGAAGCCCCAAAGGCATCCGCCTCAGGACGCTCGGGGGTCGTCAAACATCCGGAACTCGAGACTCAGCTTGCCGCAGACACGAAGGTTGCACTTGAGGAAGCCACCGACTGGATCAAAACCAAGGCGGAGGGTGATGACATGCCTGTCGAGACGATCATTTCATGGTTCGAACAATTCGAATCGGAGCAGCTTATCGCAATGCTGCGCAAGGGCTCTGCCGATGAAGCTGTCAAACGGCCTATCATTGGTGTGTTGCGCCATTACAAAACTGAGTATGGCGCTACCAAAGTGGATGCAGCATGGGCAAAAATTGTTCGAAAAGACGCAGCCTTGGGGGGATCATCCGTGAAGCGGAAGCCTTCCACCAAAACGCCTACCGCCAAGAAGCCCACCACCAAGAAATCTACAACCAAGAAGTCCACCACAACCACTGAGAAAGTAGCAGAGGACACCGAGATACAGGACCCAGCCGAGACTGCGTCTCCCACCAACTCCTGA